From Halogranum gelatinilyticum, the proteins below share one genomic window:
- a CDS encoding ABC transporter permease has protein sequence MEWYEYVLKRLLLFVPTLLGVSVFVFYLVHLVPGSPAVAMLGVRATEERVLEIERELGLHEPLPVQYVEWFSGVLVGNLGQSYSFNGPVAPILADRFFVSLELVLLTLFVSLSLSIPLGIVAALNKNSAVDYFSMGVGITGVSVPTFFSGVVFIAVFAVGLNWFPVSGYVAPSEDLVENLRHMALPTLTMTLVAVAVAMRMMRSSMIETMGEEYIRFLKAKGLRSRSILFGHALKNSFIPVITVIGLQFGYMLSGAVVVEQIFAIPGLGRTVLQAVLQRDYPLVQGSVLLLALWFSAVNLGTDLIISYLDPRIMEEET, from the coding sequence ATGGAATGGTATGAATACGTCCTCAAACGTCTCTTGCTGTTCGTCCCCACGCTCTTGGGCGTGTCAGTCTTCGTGTTCTACCTCGTCCATCTCGTACCGGGGAGTCCGGCGGTCGCGATGCTCGGGGTTCGGGCGACGGAGGAGCGGGTACTGGAGATCGAACGGGAACTGGGGCTGCACGAGCCGCTCCCGGTCCAGTACGTCGAGTGGTTCTCCGGCGTCCTCGTCGGCAATCTGGGACAGTCCTACTCGTTCAACGGACCCGTGGCACCGATACTGGCAGACCGCTTCTTCGTGAGCCTCGAGCTGGTCCTGCTCACGTTGTTCGTGTCGCTGTCTCTGAGCATTCCCCTGGGGATCGTCGCCGCACTGAACAAGAACAGTGCTGTGGACTACTTCAGCATGGGCGTCGGAATCACGGGCGTGAGCGTGCCGACGTTCTTCTCCGGGGTCGTGTTCATCGCCGTCTTTGCGGTCGGCCTGAACTGGTTCCCGGTCAGCGGCTACGTCGCGCCCTCGGAGGATCTCGTGGAGAACCTCCGGCACATGGCACTGCCCACGCTGACGATGACGCTGGTGGCGGTCGCGGTGGCGATGCGGATGATGCGGTCGTCGATGATCGAGACGATGGGAGAGGAGTATATCCGGTTCCTGAAGGCGAAGGGGCTTCGGTCCCGGTCGATCCTGTTCGGCCACGCGCTGAAAAACAGCTTCATCCCCGTCATCACGGTCATCGGCCTGCAGTTCGGCTACATGTTGTCGGGGGCAGTCGTCGTCGAGCAGATCTTCGCCATCCCCGGACTCGGACGGACGGTCCTTCAGGCGGTTCTCCAGCGGGATTACCCGCTCGTACAGGGTTCGGTCCTCCTCCTCGCCCTGTGGTTCTCGGCGGTCAACCTCGGGACCGACCTGATAATCTCGTATCTCGATCCGCGCATCATGGAGGAGGAGACCTAA
- a CDS encoding aspartate/glutamate racemase family protein yields the protein MADIAYLLSSVGHGDEEIERRERVANELVPDGDTVRVVTPSNAPLSVESTVEEQWAAAELVRSVEAREDEFDAFFVGCFGEPGLAAVREMTRKPVVGSATATFYTAAQVADRFSVLTILDSTEPMVHRQIHEAHLDDRLASVRVVEAPVLDIDHSSDSLVEDMITTGRDAVTEDGAEALIPGCMSLSFMQVHDGIAAELGVPFLDPVRIGLGTASMWAHWNVTQSSATYPAPDRSKLDGLFSS from the coding sequence ATGGCAGATATCGCGTACCTGCTCTCTAGTGTCGGACATGGCGACGAGGAGATCGAACGACGGGAACGTGTCGCGAACGAACTGGTACCGGACGGCGACACCGTCCGGGTGGTCACACCCTCGAACGCACCGCTCTCGGTCGAGTCCACGGTCGAAGAACAGTGGGCGGCCGCCGAACTCGTGCGGTCGGTCGAAGCGCGCGAAGACGAGTTCGACGCGTTCTTCGTCGGCTGCTTCGGCGAGCCGGGGCTGGCCGCCGTCCGAGAGATGACGCGGAAACCGGTGGTCGGGTCGGCGACGGCGACGTTCTACACGGCCGCACAGGTGGCCGACCGGTTCAGCGTGTTGACGATCCTCGATTCGACCGAACCCATGGTCCACCGGCAGATCCACGAGGCACATCTGGACGACCGCCTCGCGTCCGTCAGGGTGGTGGAGGCACCGGTCCTCGACATCGACCATTCCTCGGACTCGCTGGTCGAGGACATGATCACGACGGGCCGAGACGCCGTCACGGAGGACGGGGCCGAGGCACTCATTCCGGGCTGTATGAGCCTCTCGTTCATGCAGGTCCACGACGGCATCGCCGCGGAGCTCGGGGTCCCGTTTCTCGACCCCGTCCGGATCGGTCTCGGGACAGCGTCGATGTGGGCACACTGGAACGTCACGCAGAGTTCCGCCACGTATCCGGCCCCGGACCGGTCGAAACTCGACGGTCTCTTCTCCAGCTGA
- a CDS encoding mandelate racemase/muconate lactonizing enzyme family protein, with product MEITDVDVVGRDIPLADDFPVSYEDHLTTDHAFVRLRTDNGLTGYGEGTALPWFTGETTRSMVAFLDDWLVPRIEGATLDDAAREVATFGGDFPHNAGGKAAVELALLDLQGKRADVPLWELLGVGHRETVPCVYPVPGLPPDRAREVTQTGIEAGYRRFKIKATGDVAADVARIDAVLDQLPADATARIDANTGWESYPKAKAAITAIADRSKIEYFEQPVAPDRPEDLLKLWEDTGIPVYADEFVHAPSDVERIGQEGLARGCHLKLAKTGSLRTMADMARTAAQHRLNATAVSAFGTSLEASAILHLAAVIPAIPSACELDPALLAEDPTDEPLVVGPETPVPDGPGIGVALDDDLFE from the coding sequence ATGGAGATAACGGACGTCGACGTCGTTGGCCGCGATATTCCGCTCGCAGACGACTTCCCGGTGAGCTACGAGGACCATCTGACGACCGACCACGCCTTCGTCCGCCTCCGTACCGACAACGGGCTTACGGGATACGGCGAGGGAACCGCGCTGCCGTGGTTCACCGGCGAGACGACACGGAGCATGGTCGCGTTTCTCGACGACTGGCTCGTCCCGCGCATCGAGGGCGCGACCCTGGACGACGCCGCCCGGGAAGTCGCCACATTCGGGGGTGACTTTCCACACAACGCTGGGGGCAAAGCCGCAGTCGAACTCGCGCTGCTCGACCTCCAGGGCAAACGAGCTGATGTTCCTCTGTGGGAACTGCTCGGTGTCGGACATCGGGAGACGGTCCCCTGCGTCTATCCGGTCCCCGGTCTCCCACCGGACCGCGCCCGTGAGGTGACTCAAACCGGCATCGAGGCGGGCTACCGTCGCTTCAAGATCAAGGCGACCGGCGACGTCGCTGCCGACGTGGCGCGGATCGACGCGGTGCTCGACCAGCTCCCGGCCGACGCGACGGCGCGCATCGACGCAAACACCGGCTGGGAGTCGTATCCGAAGGCGAAAGCGGCGATCACGGCCATTGCGGACCGCTCGAAGATAGAGTACTTCGAGCAACCCGTGGCTCCCGACCGGCCGGAAGATCTCCTGAAGCTCTGGGAGGACACCGGTATCCCGGTCTACGCCGACGAATTCGTGCACGCTCCCAGCGACGTCGAGCGCATCGGCCAGGAAGGTCTCGCACGCGGCTGCCATCTCAAACTCGCCAAGACGGGGTCGCTCCGCACCATGGCGGACATGGCGCGGACAGCCGCCCAACACCGACTGAACGCGACCGCTGTCAGTGCCTTCGGGACCTCGCTGGAGGCGAGCGCGATTCTCCATCTCGCCGCCGTCATCCCCGCCATCCCGTCGGCGTGCGAACTCGACCCGGCGTTGCTCGCCGAGGACCCGACGGACGAACCGCTCGTCGTCGGCCCGGAGACACCCGTCCCCGACGGGCCGGGAATCGGCGTCGCACTCGACGACGACCTGTTCGAGTGA